One genomic region from Natrinema caseinilyticum encodes:
- the tgtA gene encoding tRNA guanosine(15) transglycosylase TgtA: MRECFELRDADAGGRIGELTVPRAGVTVETPALLPVINPNLDTIRPRRLADEFGAEILITNSYIIHGDDALRERARTDGLHDMLEFPGAIMTDSGSFQLSEYGEIDVTTEEILAFQREIGSDIATPVDIPTPPDVSRQRADGDLETTQERLEIADAADTGEMLVSAPVQGSTYPDLRERAGRHAAGTDLDVFPVGAVVPLMNDYRYDDMIDVVAAAKRGLGADAPVHLFGAGHPMMFALAVAMGCDLFDSAAYAIYARDDRYLTVRGTRALDDLEYLPCSCAVCTEHSPDELRALPADDRESELAAHNLHVTFAEIRRIKQAIRAGDLLELVEQRARAHPTMLDGYRALLDHAAQLERSDPVSKGSFFYTSHESARRPEVLRHQNRLERLAVPDSLLLTVDRSAPDDGFDEVWRVQPPFGPFPRALSKSYPLTAEVPTRTDRAALEAAADGVARLVDANPNASVTLAHRGWPASALATVPESVELLDLRSTDGR; this comes from the coding sequence ATGCGCGAGTGCTTCGAACTTCGGGACGCGGACGCCGGCGGTCGCATCGGCGAACTCACCGTCCCGCGTGCCGGCGTCACCGTCGAAACCCCGGCGCTGCTGCCGGTAATCAACCCGAATCTGGATACGATACGCCCGCGTCGGCTCGCCGACGAGTTCGGTGCGGAGATCCTCATCACCAACTCCTACATCATCCACGGTGACGACGCCCTCCGCGAACGCGCCCGCACCGACGGCCTCCACGACATGCTCGAGTTCCCGGGTGCGATCATGACGGACTCCGGTTCCTTTCAGCTCTCGGAGTACGGGGAAATCGACGTCACGACCGAAGAGATTCTCGCCTTCCAGCGCGAGATCGGCTCCGACATCGCCACCCCCGTCGACATCCCGACGCCGCCGGACGTCTCCCGCCAGCGCGCCGACGGCGACCTCGAGACGACGCAGGAACGACTCGAGATCGCCGACGCCGCCGACACGGGCGAGATGCTGGTCAGCGCGCCCGTCCAGGGGTCGACCTATCCGGACCTCCGCGAGCGGGCCGGCCGCCACGCAGCGGGAACCGATCTCGACGTCTTCCCGGTCGGCGCGGTCGTTCCGTTGATGAACGACTACCGGTACGACGACATGATCGACGTCGTCGCCGCCGCCAAACGCGGCCTGGGCGCCGACGCCCCCGTCCACCTCTTCGGCGCCGGCCACCCCATGATGTTCGCACTCGCTGTCGCGATGGGTTGTGACCTGTTCGATTCGGCGGCCTACGCGATCTACGCTCGCGACGACCGCTACCTGACGGTTCGGGGGACTCGAGCACTCGACGACCTCGAGTACCTCCCCTGTTCCTGTGCCGTCTGCACCGAGCACTCGCCCGACGAGCTCCGCGCGCTCCCGGCGGACGACCGCGAGTCGGAACTGGCGGCCCACAACCTCCACGTCACCTTCGCCGAGATCCGCCGAATCAAGCAGGCCATCCGCGCCGGCGACCTGCTCGAACTCGTCGAGCAACGCGCCCGCGCTCACCCGACGATGCTCGACGGGTATCGCGCGTTGCTCGACCACGCTGCCCAACTCGAGCGCTCGGATCCAGTCTCGAAAGGGTCGTTTTTCTACACCTCCCACGAGAGCGCGCGCCGGCCCGAAGTCCTGCGCCACCAGAACCGCCTCGAGCGACTCGCCGTGCCGGACTCGCTGTTGCTCACCGTCGACCGGTCCGCACCCGACGACGGGTTCGACGAGGTCTGGCGAGTCCAGCCGCCGTTCGGCCCTTTCCCGAGGGCCCTCTCGAAGAGCTACCCGCTCACCGCCGAAGTCCCGACGCGGACCGATCGAGCGGCGCTCGAGGCCGCGGCCGACGGCGTCGCTCGGCTCGTCGACGCGAACCCGAACGCGTCGGTCACGCTCGCGCATCGAGGGTGGCCCGCGAGCGCCCTCGCGACCGTCCCAGAATCGGTCGAACTACTCGATCTCCGGTCGACCGACGGCCGGTGA
- a CDS encoding archaeosine biosynthesis radical SAM protein RaSEA — translation MSKPTPEVYEQGKGMDAHNQAMREIRSRKEASYDPHEPTRVWLDEDNTPGGVKTSLTIILNTGGCRWARAGGCTMCGYVAESVDGGSVPHEALMDQIDVCLEHEADNADEPADLVKIYTSGSFLDEREVGAQSRRAIAETFGDRERIVLESLPDFVDQEKIGDFTRYGLDTDVAIGLETATDRVRHDCVNKYFDFADFEAACAEATAADASADAAAGIKAYLLMKPPFLTESEAVEDMISSIERCADVEGCHTVSMNPCNVQRYTMVDELYFNDGYRPPWLWSVAHVLAETAGIDAIVVSDPVGHGSDRGPHNCGDCDDLVQKAIKDFDLRQDPTVFEQVSCDCELTWETVLERERSFNQPVTR, via the coding sequence ATGAGCAAACCCACGCCCGAGGTCTACGAGCAGGGCAAGGGCATGGACGCCCACAACCAGGCGATGCGGGAGATCCGCTCGCGCAAGGAGGCCAGTTACGACCCCCACGAGCCGACTCGCGTCTGGCTCGACGAGGACAACACCCCCGGTGGCGTCAAAACGAGCCTGACGATCATCTTGAACACCGGCGGCTGCCGCTGGGCCCGCGCCGGCGGCTGTACCATGTGTGGCTACGTCGCCGAGAGCGTCGACGGCGGTTCCGTCCCCCACGAGGCCCTCATGGACCAGATCGACGTCTGTCTCGAGCACGAGGCCGACAACGCGGACGAACCCGCCGATCTCGTCAAGATCTACACCTCCGGCTCCTTTCTCGACGAACGCGAAGTCGGCGCACAGAGCCGCCGGGCCATCGCCGAGACCTTCGGCGATCGCGAACGGATCGTCCTCGAATCCCTGCCGGACTTCGTCGACCAGGAGAAGATCGGCGACTTCACCCGGTACGGACTGGACACCGACGTCGCGATCGGCCTCGAGACGGCGACGGACCGCGTTCGCCACGACTGCGTGAACAAGTACTTCGACTTCGCGGATTTCGAGGCCGCGTGCGCGGAAGCGACAGCGGCGGACGCGAGCGCCGACGCCGCGGCGGGGATCAAAGCCTACCTCCTGATGAAACCGCCGTTTCTGACCGAATCCGAGGCCGTCGAGGACATGATCTCGTCGATCGAGCGCTGTGCCGACGTCGAGGGCTGTCACACCGTTTCGATGAACCCGTGTAACGTCCAGCGATACACGATGGTCGACGAACTCTACTTCAACGACGGCTACCGCCCGCCGTGGCTCTGGTCGGTCGCCCACGTCTTGGCGGAGACGGCCGGGATCGACGCGATCGTGGTCTCGGATCCGGTCGGCCACGGTTCCGATCGCGGTCCCCACAACTGCGGGGACTGTGACGATCTGGTCCAGAAGGCCATCAAGGACTTCGACCTCCGCCAGGACCCGACGGTCTTCGAACAGGTATCCTGTGACTGCGAACTGACCTGGGAGACCGTCCTCGAGCGCGAACGGAGTTTCAACCAGCCGGTGACTCGGTAG
- a CDS encoding ABC transporter substrate-binding protein: MPSNSNTGENRRRDVLKSAAIGSVAFLAGCTDSPADDGTDVGHWTGAQASEAPNYNVFRITDTTSGNRVSRVLDSAYVFDETDDFVPRLVRSYETNDDFTEWTFTITEHGEWSAPYGSMTAEDWVYSITEIIQGEDNWANVSMADNWRMGVDEVPDGFEAAGEDDTQAWFDVEQTGDYELEVRTPDPFPGLLKSPVLWGFQAVVPKGLAEPYVEERNGEGLNKDEEIQGLSYTGNLGAFTVEALETESRMYAPRNDDYYLRNYEGYEDAPNIQEWTYQVMREESTRLSAIQAGDITNTGIPARRADEFEAMDDVQVIPTPTVFCNSLMYNMRSDGWDALETAEVRQALTMAVDRESIVENIEYGYADVAHTLQPEYSEFYDDSQVVEWEYDPDSARDRLESSLPGEYGYADGRVVDGDGEEVTLNYVFTDASKSTKLIARYVQTEFEDNLGLAVTLDPVPWNSMLDEYFYAAPGDAQRWDLMGGVGRNSYPRAPEATESYWRETDEPWNTANGYGYDDPHGIADRLAKSARMTDLDERQAVLAEVFGILSEEQPWNFLFFGKDLNGYRNSVDPTEEPSISWGYDLVRWQLETEQ; encoded by the coding sequence GTGCCATCCAATAGTAATACGGGCGAGAACAGGAGGCGAGACGTGCTGAAATCGGCTGCCATCGGCAGTGTCGCGTTTCTCGCGGGCTGTACCGATTCGCCGGCCGACGACGGCACCGACGTGGGACACTGGACCGGTGCCCAGGCGAGCGAGGCTCCGAATTACAACGTGTTTCGGATTACGGACACCACCTCGGGCAATCGCGTCTCTCGCGTGCTCGATTCAGCCTACGTGTTCGACGAAACCGACGACTTCGTGCCGCGGCTCGTTCGGAGCTACGAGACCAACGACGACTTCACCGAGTGGACGTTCACGATCACCGAACACGGCGAGTGGTCGGCCCCCTACGGTTCGATGACAGCCGAGGACTGGGTCTATTCGATAACCGAAATCATCCAGGGTGAGGACAACTGGGCGAACGTTTCGATGGCCGACAACTGGCGAATGGGCGTCGACGAGGTCCCGGACGGGTTCGAGGCCGCCGGTGAGGACGATACGCAGGCGTGGTTCGACGTCGAACAAACCGGCGACTACGAACTCGAGGTCCGGACACCGGACCCGTTCCCGGGACTCCTGAAATCACCCGTTCTCTGGGGGTTTCAGGCGGTCGTACCGAAGGGGCTGGCCGAACCGTACGTCGAAGAGCGAAACGGCGAGGGGTTGAACAAAGACGAGGAGATCCAGGGGCTGAGCTACACCGGTAATCTCGGCGCGTTCACCGTCGAAGCACTCGAGACCGAATCGCGAATGTACGCGCCCCGAAACGACGATTACTACCTTCGAAACTACGAGGGCTACGAGGACGCACCGAACATCCAGGAGTGGACCTATCAGGTGATGCGCGAGGAGTCGACACGGTTGTCCGCCATTCAGGCCGGCGACATCACCAATACGGGCATTCCGGCCCGCCGTGCGGACGAATTCGAGGCGATGGACGACGTACAGGTCATACCGACGCCGACGGTCTTTTGCAACAGCCTGATGTACAACATGCGTTCCGACGGCTGGGACGCACTCGAGACGGCGGAAGTGCGACAGGCCCTCACGATGGCCGTCGACAGGGAGTCGATCGTCGAAAACATCGAATACGGGTACGCTGACGTCGCGCACACCCTCCAGCCGGAGTACTCCGAATTCTACGACGATTCACAGGTCGTCGAGTGGGAATACGATCCGGACAGTGCTCGAGACCGTCTCGAATCGTCCCTCCCCGGTGAGTACGGCTACGCGGACGGACGCGTCGTCGACGGCGACGGGGAGGAAGTCACCCTCAATTACGTCTTCACGGACGCGTCGAAGTCGACGAAACTGATCGCCCGATACGTGCAAACCGAGTTCGAGGACAACCTCGGGCTCGCGGTGACACTCGATCCGGTCCCGTGGAATTCGATGCTCGACGAGTACTTCTACGCGGCACCGGGTGACGCGCAACGGTGGGATCTGATGGGCGGGGTCGGCCGCAATTCCTATCCGCGCGCCCCCGAAGCGACCGAATCCTACTGGCGGGAGACCGACGAGCCGTGGAACACGGCAAACGGGTACGGCTACGACGACCCACACGGAATCGCAGACCGCCTCGCCAAGTCGGCCAGGATGACAGATCTGGACGAGCGGCAAGCGGTTCTCGCAGAGGTGTTCGGCATCTTGAGCGAGGAGCAGCCGTGGAACTTCCTCTTCTTCGGAAAGGATCTCAACGGCTACCGAAATTCCGTCGATCCGACCGAAGAGCCGAGCATCTCGTGGGGATACGATCTCGTCCGCTGGCAACTCGAGACCGAACAGTAA
- a CDS encoding ABC transporter permease, producing MKRYIAKRLAWTVVATWITVTITFLLIDFSPISASGATFVDQQVQAGMNVNEARELYRQQLGYGDTVWERYTNFMIGLVTLDWGWSMLYNQPVIDVITSSWIYSFQYVFPATVLSVGLGFGIGLYSATHQHTAEDYAATLFAFTGISLPNFWFAIMLILLFGVHFDVLPSFYTTKHTLLSVGNVKQLILPIVVLGTSAIATEMRYARAESLEYVQAEFVKTARAKGLSEREITLRHIFRPAMVPLITILVGDVLGLLFAGAYVLEVIFQIPGLGLVSYQAIIQQDTPLVLATVLIPVLIAIVGNLVQDVCYTILDPRIDFGDRE from the coding sequence ATGAAACGGTACATCGCAAAACGTCTCGCCTGGACCGTCGTCGCGACCTGGATCACGGTGACGATCACGTTCCTGCTCATCGATTTCTCACCCATTTCCGCCAGCGGTGCCACGTTCGTCGATCAGCAGGTGCAGGCGGGCATGAACGTGAACGAAGCGAGAGAATTGTACCGACAACAGTTGGGGTACGGGGACACCGTCTGGGAGCGATACACCAACTTCATGATCGGGCTGGTGACACTCGACTGGGGGTGGTCGATGCTGTACAACCAGCCGGTGATCGACGTGATCACCAGTTCCTGGATCTACTCGTTTCAGTACGTCTTCCCGGCGACGGTGCTCTCCGTCGGTCTCGGGTTCGGAATCGGACTGTACTCGGCGACCCACCAGCACACCGCGGAAGATTACGCGGCGACCCTGTTTGCGTTCACCGGTATCAGCCTTCCGAACTTCTGGTTCGCGATCATGCTCATCCTGCTCTTCGGCGTCCACTTCGACGTGCTTCCGAGCTTCTACACCACGAAGCACACCCTTCTCTCCGTGGGAAACGTCAAGCAACTCATCCTCCCGATCGTCGTCCTCGGGACGTCCGCGATCGCCACCGAGATGCGCTACGCTCGGGCGGAGTCGCTCGAGTACGTTCAGGCCGAGTTCGTCAAAACCGCACGGGCGAAGGGGCTCTCGGAGCGCGAGATAACCCTCAGGCACATCTTCCGGCCGGCGATGGTACCGTTGATCACGATACTCGTCGGTGACGTCCTCGGACTGTTGTTCGCCGGCGCCTACGTCCTCGAGGTCATCTTCCAGATCCCCGGTCTCGGGCTGGTCAGCTACCAGGCGATCATCCAGCAGGACACGCCGCTGGTCCTCGCGACGGTGCTGATTCCGGTGCTAATCGCGATCGTCGGGAACCTCGTTCAGGACGTCTGCTATACGATTCTCGACCCACGAATCGACTTCGGTGATCGCGAATGA